A single genomic interval of Candidatus Nomurabacteria bacterium harbors:
- a CDS encoding nucleoside monophosphate kinase produces the protein MIDTSKKTLRTAIFHGPSGSGKDTQLDLLERTIDYERIGFSSLMEILKKEGHPRALSAYENTRVGKLASDEDVYLIFEEWLPRLDPKKPWFFVSPVRKETQIDLFDKLVQKFDRTLDLFVHFKLTESAAIERMSLRTYCEKCGTTYHSLYKKEKKEGFCDNDGTPLVKREDDNPDAIAKRLEWYNDDLKPILDTYRSRGILLEIDATPSIEVIHENLLKELQKYA, from the coding sequence ATGATAGATACCTCTAAAAAAACACTCAGAACTGCAATTTTTCATGGGCCATCAGGTTCAGGGAAAGATACGCAATTGGATCTCCTTGAAAGAACGATCGATTATGAAAGGATAGGGTTTAGTAGCTTAATGGAGATATTAAAAAAAGAAGGTCATCCCAGAGCACTTAGCGCCTATGAGAATACCAGGGTTGGCAAGCTAGCTTCTGATGAAGATGTATATTTGATCTTTGAGGAGTGGTTACCTAGGCTTGACCCCAAAAAACCATGGTTCTTTGTATCACCTGTCCGAAAAGAAACACAGATCGATCTTTTTGATAAACTTGTTCAGAAGTTCGACCGAACCTTAGATCTTTTTGTACATTTCAAACTTACAGAATCAGCAGCTATCGAGAGGATGTCTCTGCGAACCTACTGTGAAAAATGTGGTACTACATACCATTCACTATACAAAAAAGAGAAAAAAGAAGGTTTTTGTGATAATGATGGAACACCTCTTGTCAAACGAGAGGATGACAATCCTGATGCTATAGCAAAACGCTTGGAATGGTATAATGACGATCTAAAACCAATATTAGATACCTATCGTAGCAGAGGTATCCTGCTTGAGATCGACGCAACACCTTCGATTGAGGTAATTCATGAAAATTTACTGAAGGAGTTGCAAAAATATGCGTAA
- the secY gene encoding preprotein translocase subunit SecY, which yields MLKDSIQSIKAAYSTPEIRQRVYFIVIILVIFRLLAAVPVVGIDRESLSQLFGQLGGIGDTISTVSGGVLETASIVAIGLGPYINASIILQLLGTVIPKLEELRKEGSQGRRIISMYTRYLTVPFAILQSFVIYSTLRGFGLVGELQTLELITMVSALTGGALLMMWMGELVTDKGIGQGSSYLIAIGILASLPSIVSNNIRTADTLQMIWFVFILLAIFAITIFLTQGERRIKVMYSRRVRATGVQDNYVPIKLTQFGVMPVIFAVSLISFPQLIAQFLVSRDFNTKLTEISSDIIRYLSNPLTVDIATFLLVIAFSFFYVTVVFNADELAENLQKQGAFIPGIRPGKQTASFLRKSSFRLTAVGGVFLATLAILPNVLVQTGILSATIMSGTGLLIIIGTVLEIKRQIESMIVVRSYDRYL from the coding sequence ATGTTAAAGGACTCTATCCAATCAATCAAAGCAGCCTACTCTACACCTGAGATCCGACAGAGGGTCTACTTTATCGTCATTATATTGGTAATTTTCAGATTGCTTGCTGCTGTACCTGTTGTTGGTATAGATCGTGAAAGTCTTTCACAGTTATTTGGTCAATTAGGTGGTATCGGAGATACAATATCAACGGTCTCTGGTGGAGTGCTTGAGACTGCATCAATTGTAGCTATCGGATTAGGACCATATATCAATGCTTCTATCATCCTCCAACTTCTAGGAACCGTTATCCCCAAACTAGAAGAACTTCGGAAGGAAGGTTCACAGGGTCGAAGGATCATTAGTATGTACACACGGTATCTCACAGTTCCTTTCGCAATCCTTCAATCATTCGTTATATACTCAACTCTTAGAGGCTTCGGATTGGTCGGAGAACTACAAACTTTGGAACTCATTACCATGGTTAGTGCTCTCACAGGAGGCGCACTACTGATGATGTGGATGGGCGAACTTGTTACAGATAAAGGTATAGGGCAAGGATCATCCTACCTCATAGCTATAGGAATTCTCGCTTCTCTACCAAGCATTGTTTCTAACAATATCAGAACAGCTGATACGTTACAGATGATATGGTTTGTGTTTATCCTTTTGGCGATCTTTGCAATAACTATTTTCCTCACACAAGGAGAGAGACGAATAAAGGTAATGTACTCACGCAGAGTTAGGGCTACTGGTGTGCAAGATAATTATGTCCCTATCAAGCTTACACAATTTGGTGTGATGCCAGTGATCTTTGCCGTTTCATTGATAAGTTTCCCACAATTGATAGCACAATTCCTAGTGAGTAGGGATTTCAATACCAAATTGACTGAGATCTCATCTGATATCATACGATATCTTTCTAACCCACTTACGGTAGATATAGCAACATTCCTCCTGGTAATAGCATTTTCATTCTTCTATGTGACAGTTGTTTTCAACGCGGATGAGTTAGCTGAGAATTTGCAGAAACAAGGAGCTTTCATCCCCGGTATCAGGCCTGGTAAACAAACTGCATCTTTCTTGAGGAAATCATCATTCCGATTAACTGCAGTAGGGGGAGTATTTTTAGCTACACTTGCAATCCTCCCAAATGTGCTTGTTCAGACAGGTATATTATCTGCAACGATAATGTCAGGAACTGGTCTACTGATCATTATTGGTACAGTACTTGAGATCAAACGTCAGATCGAATCAATGATCGTTGTACGAAGTTATGATAGATACCTCTAA
- the rplO gene encoding 50S ribosomal protein L15 — protein MKLQNLPKRKNRVMPKKRVGRGYGSTKGGHTVGRGVKGQKSRSGHKSMVMFEGGNTPFFRRMPKYRGFNKPYRIENQVINVHTIEEYFSDGDTVSLDTLREKGLIKKSKENVKVLGLGSIKKKVVVEGLLVSESAKKKILDAKGQVK, from the coding sequence ATGAAATTACAGAACCTACCAAAAAGAAAAAATCGAGTAATGCCTAAGAAAAGAGTAGGTCGTGGATACGGTTCTACAAAAGGAGGTCATACAGTTGGTCGTGGTGTTAAAGGACAGAAGTCGCGATCAGGACACAAATCAATGGTAATGTTTGAAGGAGGGAATACACCATTCTTTAGAAGAATGCCTAAATACAGAGGATTTAATAAGCCGTATAGGATCGAGAATCAGGTGATAAATGTTCATACCATTGAAGAGTATTTTAGTGATGGCGATACCGTCAGTTTAGATACACTTCGGGAGAAGGGTTTGATCAAAAAATCTAAAGAGAATGTCAAAGTTCTTGGATTAGGTTCGATCAAGAAAAAAGTTGTTGTAGAAGGACTTCTGGTATCTGAATCAGCAAAAAAGAAGATATTGGATGCCAAAGGTCAGGTCAAGTAG
- the rpsE gene encoding 30S ribosomal protein S5 produces MRRRESKYESQTVSIRRVAKVTAGGKRLRFSAMVVVGDRNGTVGVALGRGTDTRSAVEKAIKKAEKNARKIQVVGDTIPHEIVQKKGAAKVMLRPARPGTGVIAGSSVRTVLEMCGVDNVYGKIMGSSDLVANAYCTFEALTELRSKRVLERMHNMKDRLNLKEQLDKERKAREELLRKKNKEQDKGEGKGNRRGGGRKGGGNRGRGDNSRRNSGPRAETKEVKVEKPVEKPAPAEKPVEKPTTAEKPVEPTSEVKNTGSTSESKSE; encoded by the coding sequence ATGAGAAGAAGAGAGAGCAAATACGAATCACAGACAGTATCTATCAGAAGAGTGGCCAAGGTCACAGCTGGAGGTAAAAGACTTCGCTTCAGCGCGATGGTTGTTGTTGGTGATAGGAATGGAACTGTGGGAGTAGCACTAGGTAGAGGTACCGATACTAGATCCGCTGTCGAGAAAGCTATCAAAAAAGCAGAAAAGAATGCACGAAAAATACAAGTAGTTGGTGACACTATCCCTCATGAGATAGTTCAAAAGAAGGGTGCTGCTAAGGTCATGTTGAGACCTGCACGACCAGGTACAGGGGTGATCGCAGGATCCTCCGTCAGGACTGTCCTCGAAATGTGTGGAGTAGACAATGTATATGGCAAGATCATGGGATCTAGTGACCTAGTAGCAAATGCTTACTGTACATTTGAAGCACTAACAGAACTGAGAAGTAAAAGAGTTCTTGAGAGAATGCACAATATGAAAGACAGGTTGAACCTCAAGGAGCAATTGGATAAAGAGAGAAAAGCTCGAGAAGAATTATTAAGAAAGAAGAACAAAGAACAGGATAAAGGAGAAGGAAAGGGTAATCGACGAGGTGGTGGTAGAAAAGGTGGGGGCAACAGAGGCCGAGGAGATAACTCAAGAAGAAACTCCGGTCCAAGAGCTGAGACTAAGGAAGTTAAGGTTGAGAAACCAGTAGAGAAGCCCGCACCAGCTGAGAAACCTGTCGAGAAACCCACTACAGCAGAAAAACCAGTCGAGCCAACTTCAGAGGTTAAGAATACCGGATCTACATCAGAATCAAAAAGTGAGTAA
- a CDS encoding 50S ribosomal protein L18, which translates to MAHKKEVRRIRRKKYIRKKLSGTSERPRIFVYKSNKYLLVGVADDVTGKVLMSKRTSKDLKRAKEIGIEIGKELKKKKVTTAVFDRSGYVYHGRVQAVADGVRESGIQM; encoded by the coding sequence ATGGCACATAAGAAAGAAGTCAGAAGAATAAGAAGAAAAAAATATATCAGGAAGAAGCTTTCGGGAACTTCAGAGAGACCAAGGATCTTTGTTTATAAAAGCAACAAATATCTTCTGGTTGGAGTAGCTGATGATGTAACCGGTAAGGTGTTGATGTCAAAGCGAACCTCTAAGGATCTTAAGAGAGCTAAGGAGATCGGTATCGAGATCGGAAAAGAGTTAAAAAAGAAGAAGGTTACAACAGCTGTATTTGATCGAAGTGGATATGTTTATCACGGAAGAGTACAGGCTGTTGCCGATGGAGTGAGAGAATCTGGGATACAAATGTAA
- the rplF gene encoding 50S ribosomal protein L6, which yields MSRIGIQPIKIIEGVSVEVSADELIVKGPLGENIVYIPQGINIHIDGDTITVDRTDETKLTRSLHGTVRSLIDSAIIGAKDGFQKTLKIHGVGYRVKTEGTGLSMSLGWNHPIIFPAPENITFEVPDETTIVVKGHNKQKVGEVAARIREYRKPEPYKGKGIRYEGEYVRQKSAKAVVK from the coding sequence ATGTCTAGGATCGGAATACAACCAATAAAAATTATAGAAGGTGTATCAGTAGAAGTTTCTGCTGATGAACTTATCGTTAAAGGTCCTTTAGGGGAGAATATCGTTTACATTCCTCAAGGTATCAATATTCATATCGATGGTGATACTATTACAGTAGATAGAACCGATGAAACAAAGTTAACAAGATCACTACATGGAACAGTCAGAAGCCTTATAGATAGTGCAATTATTGGCGCAAAGGACGGTTTCCAAAAGACATTAAAGATACATGGAGTAGGATACAGGGTAAAAACAGAGGGTACTGGATTATCAATGTCCTTAGGATGGAATCACCCGATTATTTTTCCTGCACCAGAAAACATTACCTTTGAGGTGCCTGATGAAACAACAATCGTAGTCAAAGGTCATAATAAACAGAAGGTAGGAGAGGTCGCAGCACGAATAAGAGAATATAGAAAACCGGAACCCTATAAAGGAAAGGGTATCAGATATGAGGGAGAATATGTTAGACAGAAGAGTGCGAAGGCAGTTGTGAAGTAG
- the rpsH gene encoding 30S ribosomal protein S8, whose translation MVNDIVADSLARMNNGIQRGADEIELLNSKMVLSIVEILKHEGFIDDFKVEGDTIIVNPTYNEAGDPVVRHFIKVSTPGQRMYVSSKQIIPIMNGRGISIISTSDGLMTGAMAKSKGVGGEYICNIW comes from the coding sequence ATGGTAAATGACATAGTCGCGGACAGTTTAGCAAGAATGAACAATGGGATTCAGCGTGGAGCTGATGAGATAGAATTACTAAATAGTAAGATGGTTCTATCGATCGTTGAGATCTTGAAACACGAAGGTTTTATTGATGATTTTAAAGTGGAGGGAGATACGATCATCGTTAATCCTACATATAATGAAGCGGGAGATCCTGTTGTAAGGCACTTTATTAAGGTCAGTACACCAGGTCAGAGAATGTATGTCAGTTCAAAGCAGATCATACCCATCATGAATGGTAGAGGGATATCGATCATCAGTACCTCTGATGGTTTGATGACAGGAGCAATGGCAAAGTCAAAAGGTGTCGGTGGAGAATATATTTGTAATATTTGGTAA
- a CDS encoding type Z 30S ribosomal protein S14 — MAKKSKVVQQRRYQLKQKHSTKAYNRCMVCGRSRGYIREFGLCRICFRQMAHEGQIPGVKKAIW; from the coding sequence ATGGCAAAAAAGTCTAAGGTCGTACAACAGAGAAGATATCAGTTAAAACAGAAGCACTCGACAAAAGCTTACAATAGATGCATGGTTTGCGGTAGATCTAGGGGTTATATCAGAGAATTCGGTTTATGCAGGATATGCTTCAGACAGATGGCACATGAAGGGCAGATCCCAGGTGTAAAGAAAGCTATTTGGTAA
- the rplE gene encoding 50S ribosomal protein L5, producing MARLKEIYEKEIKVELLKEGGYRNVMEVPTLRKIVVNSGVGEATTNSSAIEEVVEIIELITGQKAVVSKSKKAVSTFKLREGMDIGVYTTLRGEKMWEFFDKLVNVVFPRTKDFRGVSYKAFDGSGNYSLGIEEHTVFPEIDPNKVQKLRSLQVTIVTSAQDDKDAKLLLDKFGFPFKKDGKKV from the coding sequence ATGGCAAGATTAAAAGAAATCTATGAAAAAGAAATAAAGGTAGAACTACTCAAAGAGGGTGGATATAGGAATGTTATGGAAGTCCCTACCCTACGAAAGATAGTTGTTAATTCGGGTGTTGGTGAAGCAACTACGAACAGTTCTGCTATTGAAGAGGTTGTTGAGATCATAGAGTTGATAACTGGTCAGAAAGCTGTTGTTTCAAAGTCAAAGAAAGCAGTATCAACATTCAAATTGCGAGAGGGAATGGATATTGGAGTATATACAACACTTAGAGGGGAAAAGATGTGGGAATTCTTTGATAAACTAGTAAATGTTGTTTTCCCTAGAACAAAAGACTTTAGAGGTGTATCATATAAAGCTTTTGATGGGTCTGGAAATTACTCATTAGGTATCGAAGAGCATACAGTATTCCCAGAGATCGACCCAAATAAAGTACAGAAATTAAGGAGTTTGCAGGTTACTATAGTTACGTCAGCTCAGGATGATAAGGATGCAAAGCTGTTATTGGATAAATTCGGATTCCCTTTTAAGAAAGATGGCAAAAAAGTCTAA
- the rplX gene encoding 50S ribosomal protein L24, with protein sequence MKIRKGDTVKILYGKDSGRTGKVVRVFRKDMKVVVEGINEFKKSVKGDGRGRVAEIATVLKPLPVSKVMLVDPESGKATRVKMSTNGRGKERISVRTGKPVDTKPVSKGNEKAVKPKSTQNTKKEDVKEVAKDTKKVEVKKEKSETKDK encoded by the coding sequence ATGAAAATAAGGAAAGGTGATACAGTAAAAATACTTTACGGGAAAGATTCTGGGAGGACCGGAAAAGTGGTTCGTGTTTTTAGAAAGGATATGAAGGTTGTAGTGGAAGGGATCAATGAGTTCAAGAAAAGTGTAAAGGGAGATGGACGGGGTAGAGTAGCAGAGATTGCAACTGTTCTTAAGCCTCTTCCTGTATCAAAGGTTATGTTGGTTGATCCTGAGAGTGGTAAGGCAACAAGGGTCAAGATGTCAACAAATGGTAGAGGGAAGGAAAGGATCTCTGTACGAACTGGTAAGCCTGTTGATACAAAGCCAGTCAGTAAAGGAAACGAAAAAGCAGTTAAACCCAAATCAACACAGAATACTAAAAAAGAAGATGTGAAAGAGGTAGCAAAAGATACTAAAAAAGTAGAGGTCAAAAAAGAAAAGTCAGAAACAAAAGATAAATAA
- the rplN gene encoding 50S ribosomal protein L14, translating into MVQTESVLIVADNSGAKKAKVIGIPGASRRRWARVGDVITVAIQDVLPNGNIKAHQVFKAVVIRTAKETKRSDGSYIRFDDNACVLIDAKKAPLGTRVFGPVARELKEKKFDKILSRAPEVL; encoded by the coding sequence ATGGTACAGACAGAAAGCGTATTAATTGTTGCAGATAATAGCGGAGCCAAAAAGGCTAAGGTTATCGGCATCCCAGGTGCTTCAAGAAGAAGGTGGGCACGAGTTGGAGATGTCATAACTGTAGCTATCCAAGATGTATTACCAAATGGTAATATCAAGGCTCACCAGGTATTTAAAGCTGTAGTGATCAGGACTGCTAAAGAAACAAAGAGATCTGATGGTTCGTATATTAGGTTTGATGATAATGCATGTGTCCTAATTGATGCTAAGAAAGCACCTTTGGGAACTAGAGTATTTGGACCTGTAGCAAGAGAATTAAAAGAAAAGAAATTTGACAAGATATTATCTAGAGCGCCAGAAGTATTATGA